CGAGATGCAGTCCTTCATCAAGCAGCATCACACCACtggactggtgtggagcaaaagCGTGAGTAGAAACATAGTaactaataatatttttttgtttatttctgctttttaaatggAACATCTGTAAACATTCAGTTATAAACACTATGCTCTGATAAGAACAAATATGTGAAGTATGTATGTACTTTCCACTTTCCGCCAGCATCCAGTGCTTCTCTAAACTATAACCCTAACTACAAAAATCAGTCAGTCCTACTACAACTTATTTATTATCTTAGCTGTGTTTTGATTTAGATTCCATTCACAGGCCTTGATATTTTTGTATCATGGCTCAAATTAACTGCTACTTTTGTGCAGAATTCCATTTTTAGTTATGGGGGAGCCTGTTATATAATCTGTGACAGagaacatgaatgaatgaatgagctTCTCCTTATTGGCTGCAGCCTGTGGTCCTCCAAAGACTCACAAATCATCTGTGACTCCCACACACATTTCTGGTTATGGATCTCCTCATGGACTCCTCTGCACTCACACTAGACTAGGTCCCAGAGATTACAGTGGCTCTAAAACCAAGAACTCTTCAACACATACTTGacctgtttctctttttggaCAGTAGGGTCTAAATGTTTTCTGCACTCTGTTGCAAAGAGTTAGATGAGTAGATCAACaccaattcaactttattttattcaatctGTGTGaacttagcataaagactggaaacaggcaGCTGGGCTTTGTCCAAAGGTAACACAAACATGCCAGCATTCCGGGGAATTATTGCtcttgtcaaagaaaaacatttcttttaaaattctaaTTTGACCTATCTCTACTCAACTTTTTGTACAAATTCAACAAAAGAGATTCAACATGTTAATTAGCAAGCTTTAAATGTGCTCGCTGGCAAATGTTATTACCTTTTGACAGAGTcacagtctttatgctaagctaagataACAGGATTCCTGTACCTCAGTCGGGAAAGTATCAGTGATGTTCCTTTAACATCAAGTGAAAACTAATAGTCAACAACTGTGATCCGACATGTGTTTTCTACTGTGACTCTGTGTTTCAGCTGTTGCCCCGCTGTCATATGACAGAGCTCAAgtgtgtggatttgtgtgtgtgtgtgtatgtgacagacACTgattgtgtgcgtgtttgtgtgtatatctgAAGAGGGACAGGAGTGTGTGGTACTAACAGCTGGTCCTCAGGATTTACTTGAATGGAGTTTTTCTTCACAGGAGAACCCCCGACAAAGAGGCTGTGTATACATGTGGCCTGTGCTGTAACGTAAACTGCAGGGCTGGTCCCCCTTTAGTGCAGCTGTCACCTGCTGCTAAGAGAGCATTTAGTGACACACGCATACTATGACATGCACAGGCTGACATATGATAATTGCATTACACAAACCactaaattacatttgtgtctCAGACCACACTCAATGTTACAAaggtatatattttttcaaacattactaatattaaaaataaggaagcaACTTGCCACTGCTAATCAGGATTATTCTAGTAAATGTCACTCTTATGACCATTTGAGTCATTGAATTTGTCAGATAATGGTACTCTGTTTGACTTCTGGTTTCCTGTGACTAGTTTTCTATGGAAAGAAACATAATGGCTTTTGACCACAAAACTGGAAATTGTTGCTAATTTCTACTACAGTATAAAGATTTAATTCAAATTTATGCaagtaatatttcttttttcaaattatagAGGAAAAACTAGCCAAACAAAGGCCAGAATTAGCAGTagaggcaaaaaaacaacaaagttcaCTTCTCCTCTacttcaaacaaacatttgtgtacacacatacatatgcacaATTACACAAGGTATAAAAACAAAGAGGCAGTCAGTTTTACAGCCATtcatgaacatacacacacatgctgattCTTATCCAGTGGTATTCGTTGAGCTGCTGAGTGTAACAGGTCTGCATTGTTCAGTAATGTTATGCACGACACATGTGCCTCGTGTCAAAGGTCAGGTAGCTTCAGCTCTACACAAAGATGTGTAAATGGATGATTTAACCCTCCATAGCTTCGTAATaggtgtgtttgtctgtttctgccagCTGTGCATGATCTGTCAAGAGAAACcctgtgtacgtgtgtgtgtgtctgtgtgtctgtgtgtgcgtgtacttTTTCTGCTGCCTTTCCTCACTATAGTCGTCAGTACATGGGTGGtaacttactgtatttactgtgcaGAGCAAAGTAGTTAAAATGTTGCATTAAGTAACATGCCAGTAATGAAGCTCATTGCAATCTCATGTGGTTCAGCCAAACATTGTTCAAACTAGGACTAATTATCAGTGATTAATCATTTAGCCTATGAACAGTTACACTTGAATATATGGTCTTTATATTCTGTTTACAATGCGTGGATCAAATTGTTTCAGCTGAAGTTTCAATCAAATATAGGCTTCAAACAACTTCAGCGCTGAGCTGGAAAGAGAAGATGCTGATTACATGTGCCAGGAGACCAAGAGGACTAAGATGAGTTACAGCTActtaaatggaaataaaagttCCTCCCCAGCATTTAAGTATTTCTTAAATCCACTGTTGCTAAAAATGATGATTTCTACTGCTCAAAAGACATTCTTTTGAACAttctttttatgtaattaaagtaaaaacacatctaCAATGCTGTCAggctttaaaacatttcttgtaCAATACTCCCTCTGCTGGGTGACTTTTATCACTATGAGGTTGAACGTGGAAAGAAGTAATGTTAACCtaaaatggaataaataaaatacaaaattacaagaaaaatgggcaaaaatattaataatagtaatttagAAGAGAAGGAGTGGTTGCTAAGCAACGTTGATAGGAAAGGGAGGCGACTACGTAAGCACGGTTTCCTGGGAAACCGAAAACAAACATATGTGCTGTATAGGTGTTCTGGCTGCAGCAGAATGCAGATACACACCATGAGATAAGAGTTATAGGTTGAATCCATTTTAAAAGTGTTGAAAAGtctctgttttactcttttaactCAACCGGAATAAGAAGCGGATGCTTCATCTGTGTGGTTAAGCATAGGGATGTCACTGGTATGTAAGCTGATTTTATGGAAAAGAAACCCATTGTCTAAACTATGTTCGTTTGGTTGACTAGCTGTTTTGATTGCCACATGTTTTGGGTTTGTGTTATTAGTATTTGTATGACATGTAGTGTCAAACGGAAAGTGTTCTATGGCACGTTCAGCATGGTATGCTAATTAGCCACGTGCATGTGGAGTgatttgtatttctgtgtttcttttaaacttatGATAAACCTATAACATTAGTGTGGGATTAAAGGGCCCATAATGTTGGTGGCTATAATATAATATTGCattgtatttgtcttttcactttttctttgtaAGGTTATCAACCTGTTCTGAGTCTGGTTTGGGCCCGTTTTGTTGCTGAAGAAAACTTcaataaacaaggcaaaagcagaagaaactgaGTTATTCCTGCATCTCCTCAAGTTTGGGCAGTAGTTGAAGCAGAAACCCCAGAAAACTTGACAGTTACTGCAGCTGATATCCACCTGTTATGCCTGTTGTTTCTCTCATGTAAAGCtcacaaaccaaaaaatcaCCGCTCTGCATCTAAATTTTGGAATTCTTCATCCCTCAGGGTCCCATCGCTCCTTCTTCTCTCCTTGACCCCCCTACCGAATCCAGGGTTACCTGTccccttcctccccctcctccacctgGCCCACCTCCAGTCTTCAAAGATGATGACACTCAGCCACAAACAGGCAGTGCAGCAGCACAGCACTCTGCACTGTTTGCTCAGCTTAACCAGGGCATGGACATAACTAAAGGTGGGTTCACTGCAGGAGCCTGAACGCTTGAATGTTTTTACCTTTATGTACTGTTTGCTATTATATActattattatatactgtatatatacaatatatatactGTTAGGATTTTCCATTAAGTTGTTGTTTAAGGTTGATTCTGGAACTTTTTGTACTAAATCTCTGAgatggtttaaataaaaatcaaaaactttaaattaaatgataaattacatttgtaaatactttttacGGTTTTTAAAGgctaacattttctttattggGTAGGGTAGTTCTGAGAGGATTAATAAACATGATCTCAACATTTGCTGAAGTCCTTACTGCAGGTAGTCATACAGTATACtttctaatattttccatcTCTAGGTCTAAAGCATGTCTCAGATGACCTAAAGACCCATAAGAACCCAAATCTGCGCTCCCAAGCAACCccaaccaaaaccaaaaccacgGGGCATGTGAACTCACCTAAAGCGGCTGTTCAGAAAAGAACCCCTCTGCTGGAGCTGGAGGGGAAGAAATGGAGGGTGGTACGTTAAATGTTTACTTCTTCTGTAAAAGATTATTGCCGAAGGAAATTCCTTAATTGCTAAAGAGTAACTGTTACAATCTATGTCTGCTGATTGTTTGTCAGCCAGTCAGAGGTAACATCTCACCTGTAACACCCCACCTCAGATTCTTGAATCTATTTACGTGATGTTGCAGGAAAACTTTGAGCAGAAACACAACCTAGTGATTGAGGAGACAGAGTTAAAACAGGTGGTCTACGTCTTCAGCTGTAACAACTCCACCTTGCAGATTAAAGGCAAAATTAACTCCATCATTATAGGTGAGCTGTGTGGAAGCAGAACAGAAAATATTGTGGTCCTAAATGAATCTTATTTGATTCCAACTTACCTTATTGCACATGTTTTCACTCCCCAAAGACAACTGTAAGAAGCTGGGTCTGGTGTTTGAAAATGTGGTTGGGATTGTGGAGGTCATTAACTCCAAGTCAATTCAGATACAGGtgagtaaaacatttattgtataaaaaaataatggtaaTTTAAGGCTGTAGGACCTTTAGTTAACTttatttatgcacatttaagatttatttttcatagtTCTATATATTATCAGGAACTGTTACTGATTGCATGACTTTGTTTAGCTTTTAATGTAGACAACAGCTGGCTTTTAATCAGATTTGGGTGTTGTTTTCTCTATTTGTGAAAACGATGCTGGAGGTACCTGTCAGTTGTGATTTGTCCTTCTCCTGTAGGTGCTGTGTACAGTTCCCACCATTTCCATCAACAAAACAGAGGGCTGTCAGGTCTACCTGAGTAAAGACTCCCTTAACTGTGACATCGTGAGTGCCAAGAGCTCTGAGATGAATATCATGGTACCAGAAGGAGATGACAACTATGTAAGTGTCTAAGGGCAGGATTTGTGAAAACTAGAGATACTTTGCTTGAAATTTCATGTGTATTTTCTGTAACCTtcacgtttgtttgttttacagagGGAGTTTCCAGTACCTGAGCAGTTCAAGACCATTTGGGATGGCTCCAAACTACTGACAGAGCCCACTGAGATTGCAGGCTGATTGATACTTAATCACCACCAGCACAACCTTCATCACTATAATCAACATCTGTGATTTTAACTAATATATCTTGTTGCTCCCCTGATGTAGTCCAATTTCCATAATATGAAAGGgtttttacagtatatgctgGTATCCTAACACAAACCACTGAGCTGGTCGTATTTGCTATAGTtcgtgacatgtttcttcagcACTTTGAAACCACTGGCTGTATTGAACCAGTGAGTGGATTGATGTTCCCTTTCTACACCCCCAGGGAAGtttaggtaaaaaaacaaacagtatatTTCTTAAATTTCTGTGCCAAGGCATTTATTGAAGAATATGACATTTACAAAGCTGTATTGTCTCTGGATTACCATATTTACAACTATTAATACTCAGtcaacattcattcattcatgctgTATTCTACTGTATGACAGCACAGTTAAACCCTGCAGTAacacaatatttacaaataCTATATAACATGCACATATTAAACTGTCAGTGGCCAAGCAAATAATAACAAGAACTAGACCATGTGGTAATCTTTGCTCCAATCTTATGTATGTTAGTTACCTCTTTTAATGTGTATAGAGCATGGTACTTATGTAGCACTGTTTCACTAAGTGAGGTTAGTTTATGAAAAgcactatatattttttgctttaatgcCAGATGTCCTGCTACATAATATGCACAGTAACACATTTTCTGCAGGAGACATGACATCAACTGATCAACCCAAATAACTAAACACTTGTCAACTAATTTCTTGTATGACTTAAATACTTATGGTAGTGGGAACCTGAGCACATCCTAGTCCCTAATGCTTTGTACACCCCTCTATTTTATACTAATATGTAGCATCTAGCACCAGCATTAATTAGAAGAGAGTCTACAATGCTACATGCTTTTTAAAGCctttaatttacaaaaagaaatgtgaatttaattgtgaatattttttaaataaaatcccaaACCCAGTTTTTGAATGTCaatgttattacaaaaaataaagaaaacttttaaTGTCACAGAAGTTTTAACATTGGGAAGTATGACATCTGGATAAACAAGATGTAGAGCTGAAAACAGGTATGAAGaatatttggagaaaaaaaaacattcctcttctgataatgaaaacattaagtatagattttgaaaaaaaagagactctGGACACTGAGTTTTCAGTGTTTGATCACCTGATTTCCTTCAGAATCTTGAGTAAAGAGCAtctcatcttcctcatcctccaaAGGTTTGTATGCACTAATGTTGACAGTCCCACAGCTTACATTAGTCTGATCTTTGAGAGGGCTTCTGGTATGCAGGCCTCTATGTGCAATCACCCTGAAGCCTTCAGAGTCCTGGGTAAACAACATGGCCAGACTGTCCTCATCAAGCTCTCTGCTTTGCTGCTCTGCTACACGTTTTTTAAAAGGAGAGTTTCTCAGTTTTATACACTTGGATAGTGAGTTGTAGATCTCTTCTTTATCAGCAGTTTTCCATTGTTGAtcagtgatgtgtttttgaggtgatacagtttttgtttctgtccattTAGGGTTTGAAAGAACTCTGGGATGAGAGAAAGATGAGGGCTTCTTTGGGGAATTAAAAGTCAGTGcactgctgttttctttctcatgaTCCATCTGAGGAAAATTAAAAAGCTCCAAGGATTTTTGAGTTGAGGTCCTTCCCTTAAGATCCAACCGAAATCCAAAGGTATCACTTTCCAGACTTGTAAAGAAACGTGTCTCAGAGTTGTTTAAATTCTTTGCTGTGGTTTTTTTCTGGTTTGTCACATAAAATTCACTGTCAGAATATTGGCTAGAGGTGAGCAATGGGTCCTGACTCCATGCCTGTGGAAGAAGTTGACTGTCACCTGCCAATAAAGAGAGGTCAGTGACCCTCCTCTTACTCTGTGGTGTTTTAAACACATCACAATGTTCTTCAGGTGTGTGGCTTGCTTCACAATGCTCCTGTCCCAGTGCTGCCTTGGGGATGGTTACATTTTCACTTCTACAGTCATGATCCAAACCAGACTCAGGTTTACATATGTCAGATTTTTCAAGATCTGCCTCACGTCTTCGTTTTGTTCCTGATGTGACAAGTGTGGGCACAGTTGAGGTCGATAAGTAGGAGCACCGCACTAGATCCATTTTTGGTACTTCAGAAGTAGACATCTTATTGAGAACTtttgcaaaaggaaaaacaaagcgtatgttaacacaaaaataaatggacagGGATAATTTATACATTCACGCAAGTCAACAGTCTCTGTTACCTGTTTACTAAAGACAATAATTTTACAGTAAACTCACCTCTACGGTGAGATGTAAAGAAGGTTGATATAGAGCTCTGTTTGGTCTTTGGCATTTCCATTTTGGTCTGAGTAAAATTGAGTGCCACAGCCAAACTGTATCCTTCACCCTCAGCAAAGGGATTCAGTAGTTTAGAAACTGGACGGGCGAGACGTTTCTGAAACATAAGACATATAATAAAACATGGTTctgtaaaaacactttattcCAGTAACAGCCAGAGAGACTATAGATAAGAGGAGTTTGTTAAATGTATCAATTCACAGCTTTATTaagacataaatatatatagttttttgttttctgaaatcaAAGCGCCACAACTTCACAGTTACCCGTTTAGCTTTTTCTTTGAGCTGCAAGGTGTCCAGCCAAACACCACATTCCTCTTGAGCTGAGGTCTGCAGTGCTGGTTTGGAGGTCTTCATGGTGGAGATGAAGGAAAGACCTGAAGTAGGTTAAGAAATACATATAACATACTATGTTATTGTGTAAACAGAGACCTTCAGGATTGTCAGAAGAGAAATTATAAATTTGTTATAGTTGTTCAAAAACTGAGCAGCTACttttaatataacatttcatgtaattatttttagatATGATCGGCGAATTCCAGTTGTCTTTCGTTATCACTTAACACCGTAATGTTAGATTATCTGTAAGCACACGTTAGCTGAGGTAAGATACATAATTGTTAGCCATCTGTACTAACCCATGATTAACACTAGTTACTCTACAATATTTATTACCGTATTAACGCAAGGCGTATTGTTCCGCTATCCTTTATCCTAATTTGTATCGATGAAACTCAATTAACGAGGTTTGATTAGAAATTATCCTCGATTCTGATTGTTTGAGTCTGGCGCCACGACGATGGGCTGTCTCTGACGTTTGACTGTGTAAAAAAGATTACATCCGATTAACCCTAAAATCCATTCTTCagtgacacagttttttttagatgtgagATATTAATAACGCAAACATGATCATGTTTCTTGGAAAACAACAGTGTTATTTTAttgggtttttttaatttgtatttcgGCGCGATGGACACCTAATATTTTGACGTCTGTTTGGGCCTTGCAAAAAGGTGTGTTTATATTTACGTCATAGCATTTAATCGGAAGGGTGAGTAGcaagtttcttttaatttcGTTGA
The nucleotide sequence above comes from Channa argus isolate prfri chromosome 1, Channa argus male v1.0, whole genome shotgun sequence. Encoded proteins:
- the cap2 gene encoding adenylyl cyclase-associated protein 2 — protein: MEGLMQRLERAVTRLEQMSVTMQASSGMANGDFVNGIEGGLSQCLEAFDVLLRGPVSDYLKHSRAIGSEVEKHAEMVNNALQTQRTFLKIAATHQEPVQTELQDLLKPISDHIQEIQNYREQNRGSSLFNHLSAVSESIPALGWVAVSQKPGPYVKEMNDAATFYTNRVLKDYKESDRRHVDWARSYLSIWAEMQSFIKQHHTTGLVWSKSGPIAPSSLLDPPTESRVTCPLPPPPPPGPPPVFKDDDTQPQTGSAAAQHSALFAQLNQGMDITKGLKHVSDDLKTHKNPNLRSQATPTKTKTTGHVNSPKAAVQKRTPLLELEGKKWRVENFEQKHNLVIEETELKQVVYVFSCNNSTLQIKGKINSIIIDNCKKLGLVFENVVGIVEVINSKSIQIQVLCTVPTISINKTEGCQVYLSKDSLNCDIVSAKSSEMNIMVPEGDDNYREFPVPEQFKTIWDGSKLLTEPTEIAG
- the LOC137125455 gene encoding aurora kinase A- and ninein-interacting protein, with amino-acid sequence MKTSKPALQTSAQEECGVWLDTLQLKEKAKRKRLARPVSKLLNPFAEGEGYSLAVALNFTQTKMEMPKTKQSSISTFFTSHRRVLNKMSTSEVPKMDLVRCSYLSTSTVPTLVTSGTKRRREADLEKSDICKPESGLDHDCRSENVTIPKAALGQEHCEASHTPEEHCDVFKTPQSKRRVTDLSLLAGDSQLLPQAWSQDPLLTSSQYSDSEFYVTNQKKTTAKNLNNSETRFFTSLESDTFGFRLDLKGRTSTQKSLELFNFPQMDHEKENSSALTFNSPKKPSSFSHPRVLSNPKWTETKTVSPQKHITDQQWKTADKEEIYNSLSKCIKLRNSPFKKRVAEQQSRELDEDSLAMLFTQDSEGFRVIAHRGLHTRSPLKDQTNVSCGTVNISAYKPLEDEEDEMLFTQDSEGNQVIKH